A genomic stretch from Streptococcus oralis includes:
- the ychF gene encoding redox-regulated ATPase YchF, with the protein MALTAGIVGLPNVGKSTLFNAITKAGAEAANYPFATIDPNVGMVEVPDERLQKLTEMITPKKTVPTTFEFTDIAGIVKGASKGEGLGNKFLANIREVDAIVHVVRAFDDENVMREQGREDAFVDPLADIDTINLELILADLESVNKRYARVEKMARTQKDKESVAEFNVLQKIKPVLEDGKSARTIEFTDEEQKVVKGLFLLTTKPVLYVANVDEDVVSDPDSIDYVKQIREFAATENAEVVVISARAEEEISELDDEDKQEFLEALGLTESGVDKLTRAAYHLLGLGTYFTAGEKEVRAWTFKRGMKAPQAAGIIHSDFEKGFIRAVTMSYEDLVKYGSEKAVKEAGRLREEGKEYIVQDGDIMEFRFNV; encoded by the coding sequence ATGGCTTTAACAGCAGGTATCGTTGGTTTGCCAAACGTTGGTAAATCAACCCTTTTTAATGCAATTACAAAAGCAGGAGCAGAGGCGGCAAACTACCCATTTGCGACTATCGATCCAAATGTTGGGATGGTAGAAGTTCCAGATGAACGCCTACAAAAACTAACGGAAATGATTACACCTAAAAAGACAGTCCCAACAACCTTTGAATTTACAGATATTGCAGGGATTGTTAAAGGAGCTTCAAAAGGAGAAGGGTTGGGTAATAAATTCTTGGCCAATATTCGTGAAGTGGATGCGATTGTTCATGTTGTGCGTGCTTTTGACGACGAAAATGTTATGCGTGAACAAGGACGTGAAGATGCCTTTGTGGATCCACTTGCAGATATTGATACCATTAACCTAGAGTTGATTCTTGCTGACCTAGAGTCAGTAAATAAACGCTATGCGCGTGTAGAAAAGATGGCACGTACGCAAAAAGATAAGGAATCTGTGGCAGAGTTTAACGTCCTTCAAAAAATTAAACCAGTCCTTGAAGATGGAAAATCAGCACGTACCATTGAATTCACAGATGAAGAACAAAAAGTAGTCAAAGGACTCTTCCTTTTGACCACTAAACCAGTTCTTTATGTTGCTAATGTGGATGAGGATGTCGTTTCAGATCCAGATTCTATCGACTATGTTAAACAAATTCGTGAATTTGCAGCGACAGAAAATGCAGAAGTAGTAGTTATTTCTGCGCGTGCTGAGGAAGAAATTTCTGAGTTAGATGATGAAGATAAGCAAGAGTTTCTTGAAGCACTTGGCTTGACAGAATCAGGTGTTGATAAGTTGACTCGAGCTGCTTACCACTTACTTGGACTTGGAACTTACTTCACAGCTGGTGAAAAAGAAGTTCGCGCTTGGACCTTTAAGCGTGGTATGAAAGCTCCTCAAGCAGCTGGTATTATCCACTCAGACTTTGAAAAAGGTTTTATTCGTGCAGTAACCATGTCATATGAGGATCTAGTGAAATATGGATCTGAAAAGGCTGTAAAAGAAGCTGGGCGCTTGCGTGAAGAAGGAAAAGAATATATCGTTCAAGATGGCGATATCATGGAATTCCGCTTTAACGTTTAA
- the pth gene encoding aminoacyl-tRNA hydrolase, producing MTKLLVGLGNPGDKYFETKHNVGFMLIDQLAKKQNVTFTHDKIFQADLASFFFNGEKIYLVKPTTFMNESGKAVHALLTYYGLDIEDLLVIYDDLDMEVGKIRLRAKGSAGGHNGIKSIIQHIGTQVFNRVKIGIGRPKKGMSVIHHVLSKFDQDDYVGILQSIDKVDDAVNYYLQEKNFEKTMQRYNG from the coding sequence ATGACCAAATTACTTGTTGGATTAGGAAATCCAGGAGATAAATATTTTGAAACCAAGCACAATGTTGGCTTTATGTTGATTGACCAACTAGCTAAAAAACAAAATGTCACCTTTACACATGACAAGATATTTCAAGCTGACCTAGCATCTTTTTTCTTCAATGGAGAAAAAATTTATCTCGTCAAACCAACAACATTTATGAATGAAAGTGGAAAAGCAGTTCATGCTTTATTGACTTACTATGGTTTGGATATTGAAGATTTACTCGTTATTTACGACGACCTTGACATGGAAGTCGGAAAAATTCGTTTAAGAGCAAAGGGCTCAGCAGGTGGGCATAATGGTATCAAGTCTATTATTCAACATATAGGGACTCAGGTATTTAACCGTGTTAAAATAGGTATTGGAAGACCTAAAAAAGGCATGTCGGTTATTCATCATGTTTTAAGTAAGTTTGATCAGGATGACTATGTGGGTATTTTACAGTCTATTGACAAGGTTGACGATGCTGTAAACTACTATTTACAAGAGAAAAACTTTGAGAAAACAATGCAGAGGTATAATGGATAA
- the mfd gene encoding transcription-repair coupling factor: MVTLLDLFSENNQIEKWHQNLTDKKRQLILGLSTSTKALAIASSLKKENKIVLLTSTYGEAERIISDLLSLLGEEFVYPFLVDDSPMVEFLMSSQEKIISRVEALRFLNDPSKKGILVCNIAASRLILPSPTGFKESIIRIAVGKEYDQHDLLHKLKEIGYRKVTQVQTQGKFSIRGDILDIFEMSQLEPFRIEFFGDEVDGIRTFEVETQLSKENQTELVIFPASDMLLREKDYQRGQSALEKQISKTQSPILKSYLEEILSSFHQKQVHSDSRKFLSLCYDKTWTVFDYIEKDTPVFFDDYQKLMNQYETFERELAQYFTEELQNCKSFSEMQYFADTEQTYKKQSLVTFFSNLQKGLGNLKFDHIYQFNQYPMQEFFNQFSFLKEEIERYKKMDYTIILQSSNSMGSKTLEDVLEEYQIKLDSRDKSSICKESVNLIEGNLRHGFHFVDEKILLITEHEIFQKKLKRRFRRQYVSNAERLKDYNELEKGDYVVHHIHGIGQYLGIETIEIKGIHRDYVSVQYQNGDQISIPVEQIQLLSKYVSSDGKPPKLNKLNDGHFKKAKQKVKNQVEDIADDLIKLYSERSQLKGFAFSADDDDQHAFDDAFPYVETDDQLRSIEEIKRDMQDSHPMDRLLVGDVGFGKTEVAMRAAFKAVNDHKQVVVLVPTTVLAQQHYTNFKERFQNFAVNIDVLSRFRSKKEQAETLEKLKNGQVDILIGTHRVLSKDVVFSDLGLMIIDEEQRFGVKHKETLKELKKQVDVLTLTATPIPRTLHMSMLGIRDLSVIETPPTNRYPVQTYVLEKNDSVIRDAVLREMERGGQVYYLYNKVDTIDQKVSELQELIPEALIGYVHGQMSEIQLENTLLDFIEGQYDILVTTTIIETGVDIPNANTLFIENADHMGLSTLYQLRGRVGRSNRIAYAYLMYRPEKSISEVSEKRLEAIKGFTELGSGFKIAMRDLSIRGAGNLLGKSQSGFIDSVGFELYSQLLEEAIAKRNGNGNTRSKGNAELILQIDAYLPDTYISDQRHKIEIYKKIRQIDNRVNYEELQEELMDRFGEYPDVVAYLLEIGLVKSYLDKVFVERVERKENKITVQFEKITQRLFLAQDYFKALSATNLKAAIAENRGLMEVVFDVRNKKDYEILEGLLIFGESLLEIKESKEINSL, encoded by the coding sequence ATGGTGACTTTATTAGATTTATTCTCAGAAAATAATCAGATAGAAAAATGGCATCAAAATCTGACAGATAAGAAAAGACAACTAATACTAGGTCTGTCAACTTCTACCAAGGCTCTTGCAATTGCAAGTAGTCTAAAAAAAGAAAATAAGATTGTGTTACTGACTTCAACTTATGGAGAAGCAGAGCGAATTATCAGTGATCTTCTTTCTCTCTTAGGAGAGGAATTTGTCTATCCATTCTTGGTAGACGACTCTCCTATGGTAGAGTTTTTGATGTCTTCACAAGAAAAAATCATTTCGCGGGTTGAGGCCTTGCGTTTTTTGAATGATCCATCTAAGAAAGGGATTTTAGTTTGTAATATCGCAGCAAGTCGATTGATTTTACCTTCTCCAACTGGATTTAAAGAAAGTATTATAAGGATTGCAGTCGGTAAAGAATATGACCAACATGACCTTCTTCACAAATTAAAGGAAATCGGTTATCGAAAAGTTACTCAAGTACAGACTCAAGGGAAGTTTAGTATTCGAGGAGATATTTTAGATATTTTTGAAATGTCTCAGTTAGAACCTTTCCGAATCGAGTTTTTTGGTGATGAAGTTGATGGCATTCGTACTTTTGAAGTCGAGACACAATTATCGAAGGAAAATCAAACAGAACTTGTCATCTTTCCAGCTAGTGATATGCTTTTGAGAGAAAAGGATTATCAACGAGGTCAGTCAGCTTTAGAAAAGCAAATTTCGAAGACTCAATCGCCGATTTTGAAATCCTATTTAGAAGAAATTTTGTCAAGTTTTCATCAAAAACAAGTACATTCAGATAGTCGAAAGTTTTTGTCCTTATGTTATGATAAAACATGGACTGTATTTGATTATATTGAAAAAGATACACCAGTATTCTTTGATGACTATCAAAAATTGATGAATCAGTATGAAACCTTTGAAAGAGAATTAGCGCAATACTTTACAGAAGAGTTACAGAATTGTAAATCATTTTCTGAGATGCAGTATTTTGCAGATACAGAGCAAACCTATAAAAAACAAAGTCTAGTTACCTTTTTCTCCAATCTGCAAAAGGGGTTAGGAAATCTCAAGTTTGATCACATTTATCAATTTAATCAATATCCTATGCAGGAATTTTTCAATCAATTTTCTTTTCTTAAAGAAGAAATTGAGCGATACAAAAAAATGGACTACACTATTATTTTGCAGTCTAGCAATTCAATGGGAAGTAAAACATTGGAGGATGTTTTAGAGGAATATCAGATCAAATTGGATTCCAGAGATAAGTCAAGTATATGTAAAGAATCTGTAAACTTGATTGAGGGTAATCTAAGACATGGTTTTCATTTTGTAGATGAAAAAATTCTCCTGATTACTGAACATGAGATTTTTCAAAAGAAATTAAAACGTCGTTTTAGAAGACAATATGTGTCAAATGCGGAGCGATTAAAAGATTATAATGAACTTGAAAAAGGGGACTACGTTGTTCACCATATCCATGGAATTGGTCAATATCTAGGCATTGAAACAATTGAAATCAAAGGGATTCACCGTGATTATGTCAGTGTTCAATACCAAAATGGGGATCAAATCTCCATTCCAGTAGAGCAGATTCAGTTACTGTCCAAATATGTTTCAAGTGATGGGAAACCTCCTAAACTAAATAAATTAAATGACGGTCATTTTAAAAAGGCTAAGCAAAAAGTTAAGAACCAGGTAGAGGATATAGCTGACGATTTAATCAAACTGTATTCTGAGCGTAGTCAGTTGAAGGGTTTTGCTTTCTCAGCTGATGATGATGATCAACATGCTTTTGATGATGCCTTCCCTTATGTTGAAACGGATGATCAACTTCGTAGTATTGAGGAAATTAAGAGAGATATGCAGGATTCTCATCCCATGGATCGACTTTTAGTTGGGGATGTTGGTTTTGGAAAGACTGAAGTTGCAATGCGTGCAGCCTTTAAGGCGGTCAATGATCACAAACAGGTGGTCGTTCTAGTTCCGACGACGGTTTTAGCGCAACAGCACTATACGAATTTTAAGGAAAGATTCCAAAATTTTGCTGTTAATATTGATGTGTTGAGTCGCTTTAGAAGTAAAAAAGAGCAGGCAGAGACACTTGAAAAACTGAAAAATGGTCAAGTTGATATTTTGATTGGAACGCATCGTGTTTTATCAAAAGATGTTGTATTTTCTGATTTGGGCTTGATGATTATTGATGAAGAACAACGATTTGGTGTCAAGCATAAGGAAACTTTGAAAGAACTGAAAAAACAAGTAGATGTTCTAACCTTGACAGCAACGCCGATTCCTCGTACTCTTCATATGTCTATGCTGGGAATCCGAGATTTGTCTGTTATTGAAACTCCTCCAACTAATCGCTATCCAGTACAAACCTATGTATTGGAGAAAAATGATAGTGTGATTCGTGATGCTGTCTTGCGTGAAATGGAGCGTGGAGGTCAAGTTTACTATCTTTACAACAAAGTTGACACGATTGACCAGAAGGTTTCAGAATTACAGGAGTTGATTCCAGAGGCTTTGATTGGGTATGTTCATGGACAAATGAGTGAAATTCAGTTGGAAAACACTTTATTGGACTTTATTGAAGGACAATATGATATTTTGGTGACAACTACTATTATTGAAACAGGAGTTGACATTCCGAACGCCAATACCTTATTTATTGAAAATGCAGACCATATGGGCTTGTCAACCTTGTATCAATTAAGAGGAAGAGTCGGTCGTAGTAATCGTATTGCTTATGCTTATCTTATGTATCGCCCAGAAAAATCAATCAGTGAAGTCTCTGAGAAGAGATTAGAAGCAATCAAAGGGTTTACAGAATTGGGATCAGGATTTAAGATTGCTATGCGAGATCTTTCGATTCGTGGAGCAGGAAATCTCCTAGGAAAATCCCAATCAGGTTTCATTGATTCTGTTGGTTTTGAATTGTATTCACAGTTATTAGAAGAAGCTATCGCTAAACGTAACGGTAATGGGAATACAAGAAGCAAAGGGAATGCTGAGTTGATTTTACAGATTGATGCTTATCTTCCTGATACTTATATTTCTGACCAACGACATAAGATTGAAATTTACAAGAAAATTCGTCAAATTGACAACCGTGTCAACTATGAAGAATTACAAGAAGAATTGATGGACCGCTTTGGAGAATATCCAGACGTAGTGGCTTATCTTTTAGAGATTGGTTTGGTCAAATCATACTTGGATAAGGTCTTTGTAGAACGTGTGGAAAGAAAAGAGAATAAGATCACAGTTCAATTTGAAAAAATCACTCAGCGACTGTTCTTGGCTCAAGATTATTTTAAAGCCTTATCTGCAACAAACTTAAAAGCAGCTATAGCGGAGAATAGAGGACTAATGGAAGTCGTATTTGATGTCCGAAACAAGAAGGATTATGAAATTTTAGAAGGTCTGCTGATTTTTGGAGAAAGTTTATTAGAGATAAAAGAATCAAAGGAAATTAATTCTCTTTGA
- a CDS encoding RNA-binding S4 domain-containing protein — MRLDKYLKVSRIIKRRTVAKEVADKGRIKVNGILAKSSTDLKVDDQVEIRFGNKLLLVKVLEMKDSTKKEDAAGMYEIISETRVEENV, encoded by the coding sequence ATGAGATTAGACAAGTATTTAAAAGTATCACGAATTATTAAGCGTCGTACAGTCGCAAAGGAAGTAGCAGATAAAGGTAGAATCAAGGTAAATGGAATCTTGGCTAAAAGTTCAACGGATTTGAAAGTTGATGACCAAGTTGAAATTCGCTTTGGAAATAAGTTGTTGCTTGTAAAAGTACTGGAGATGAAAGATAGTACAAAAAAAGAAGATGCAGCAGGCATGTATGAAATTATCAGTGAAACACGGGTAGAAGAAAATGTCTAA
- a CDS encoding septum formation initiator family protein: MSKNIVQMNNPFIQNEHQRRRYLMKERQKRNRFMGWVLILMILLFILPTYNLAKSYNQLLQRRQQLTELKEQYQTLSDEKDKESAFATKLKDEDYVAKYARAKYYYSKTREAIYTIPDLLPR; encoded by the coding sequence ATGTCTAAAAATATTGTACAGATGAACAATCCTTTTATTCAAAATGAACACCAACGTCGTCGTTACCTGATGAAGGAAAGACAAAAGAGAAATCGCTTTATGGGTTGGGTTTTGATTTTGATGATTTTATTGTTTATTTTACCGACCTATAATCTGGCCAAAAGTTATAATCAGTTACTGCAACGTCGTCAGCAATTGACAGAGTTGAAAGAACAATATCAAACTCTCAGTGATGAAAAGGATAAGGAATCCGCTTTTGCTACAAAGTTGAAAGATGAAGACTATGTAGCAAAATATGCACGCGCCAAGTACTATTACTCAAAGACACGAGAAGCGATTTACACCATTCCTGATTTGCTTCCGAGGTAA
- a CDS encoding SP_0009 family protein — MENLLEVVEKFLSLSDEKLEELATKNHLLRLQEEREGKNA; from the coding sequence ATGGAAAATTTATTAGAAGTTGTTGAGAAGTTTTTAAGTTTGTCAGATGAAAAACTAGAAGAATTAGCAACTAAAAATCATTTATTACGATTACAAGAAGAAAGGGAAGGGAAGAATGCGTAA
- a CDS encoding serine hydrolase, whose amino-acid sequence MRKFLVVLSLLSVFIITSRVVSTEKQLPYSSQEIYYLTESDYGFYYKEPLESPMVYGETAIYANEDLIKESGKLTPGTTFKIVEWRLNRQGVPVFKLNNHQFIVADKRLVYDQSQVQTQNRQVWLEPGFVIYNSPYGAKEISSSLSPYQRVTVDRTLFAEGQEFLYIDQVGWVSKEFVSEEDNRIQKVQEVLTGNYQNENYSIYVKQLSTGKEAGVNEDSKLYAASILKLAYLYYAQDKINQGEYTLNSNFKYIPEVNNFPGSYKPEGSGSLPKKEDNKEYSLQQLITKVTKESDNVAHNILGYYVTNQSDGAFKEKMSTIMGEDWDVNDKLISSKMAGKVMEAIYNQNGFVLESLSKTNFDNQRIAKGVSVKVTHKIGDADEFKHDTAIVFTDSPFVLSIFTKNSDYDTIAKIAKDVYEVLK is encoded by the coding sequence ATGCGTAAGTTCTTAGTAGTGTTATCACTACTATCTGTTTTTATCATAACTTCAAGAGTAGTTAGCACAGAAAAACAGCTTCCTTACTCTTCACAAGAAATTTATTATCTAACCGAGTCTGATTATGGATTCTACTATAAAGAACCCCTTGAATCTCCAATGGTTTATGGAGAAACGGCTATCTATGCAAATGAGGATTTGATTAAGGAATCTGGAAAATTGACTCCTGGAACCACCTTTAAAATCGTAGAATGGCGTTTGAATAGACAAGGTGTTCCTGTTTTTAAATTAAACAATCATCAGTTTATCGTTGCAGATAAACGTTTGGTCTATGATCAAAGTCAAGTTCAAACTCAAAATAGACAAGTATGGTTGGAGCCGGGGTTTGTCATCTATAACAGTCCTTATGGTGCTAAAGAAATTTCTTCATCCCTTTCTCCCTATCAACGCGTAACAGTGGATAGAACCCTTTTTGCTGAGGGACAAGAATTTCTTTATATTGATCAAGTTGGTTGGGTATCAAAAGAGTTCGTCTCAGAAGAAGACAATCGCATCCAGAAGGTTCAAGAAGTCTTAACAGGCAACTATCAGAATGAAAATTATTCTATTTATGTTAAACAACTGAGTACAGGTAAAGAGGCTGGGGTGAATGAAGACAGCAAACTCTATGCAGCTAGCATCTTGAAACTAGCCTACCTTTATTATGCTCAAGATAAGATAAATCAGGGGGAATATACGCTGAACAGTAACTTCAAGTATATCCCAGAGGTAAATAACTTTCCCGGTTCCTATAAACCAGAGGGTAGTGGTAGCTTACCTAAAAAAGAAGATAACAAAGAATACAGTCTTCAACAGTTAATTACTAAGGTAACAAAAGAATCTGACAATGTTGCTCATAATATTTTGGGTTATTATGTGACCAATCAATCTGACGGGGCTTTTAAAGAAAAAATGTCCACCATTATGGGTGAAGATTGGGATGTGAATGATAAATTAATTTCTTCAAAAATGGCTGGAAAGGTCATGGAAGCTATTTATAATCAGAATGGCTTTGTACTAGAGTCTCTAAGCAAGACAAATTTTGATAACCAACGAATTGCGAAAGGTGTTTCGGTTAAGGTAACTCACAAAATCGGAGATGCTGACGAGTTCAAACATGATACTGCCATTGTCTTTACAGACTCACCTTTCGTTCTCTCTATTTTCACTAAAAATTCTGATTATGACACCATTGCTAAGATAGCTAAGGATGTCTATGAGGTTCTAAAATGA
- the tilS gene encoding tRNA lysidine(34) synthetase TilS: protein MREQDFLNHFLRKEYFKKHSKVVLALSGGLDSMFLFQLLSTYQKELGIELILAHVNHKQRSESDWEENELRKLADAAELPIYITSFSGDFSEASAREFRYDFFRKIMKEVGATALVTAHHADDQVETILMRLIRGSRLRHLTGIKESQVVDGIEIIRPLLYFHKKDFPPIVHFEDQTNQENDYFRNRIRNRYLPELEKENPRLKSALLDLGREISDYQATITELSKQIDVEDLNELFSYSQQTQGILLQNYLNQFPDLNLTKAQFAEVRQILATKSQYRHSLKNGYELIKEYQYFRVCKISPQADEKEDELVLHYQNQVRYMGYLFSFGIPIEGDSVQKVTVSRETPVHIRCRKPGDVLILNGHRKKLRRLFIDLKIPIEKRKTTPIIEQFGEIVSILGIAISDLSKNTKNDIMNTVLYIEKIDR from the coding sequence ATGAGGGAGCAGGATTTTTTAAATCATTTTCTCAGAAAAGAGTATTTCAAAAAACATTCTAAAGTCGTGTTAGCTTTATCTGGTGGACTGGATTCAATGTTTTTATTCCAGCTATTGTCTACTTACCAAAAAGAGTTGGGAATTGAGTTGATTTTAGCACATGTCAATCACAAGCAGAGAAGTGAGTCTGATTGGGAGGAAAATGAACTAAGGAAGTTAGCTGATGCAGCTGAACTTCCTATTTATATCACAAGTTTTTCAGGAGACTTTTCAGAAGCGAGTGCTCGAGAGTTTCGCTATGATTTTTTTAGAAAAATCATGAAAGAGGTTGGAGCGACTGCCTTGGTCACTGCCCACCATGCAGATGATCAGGTTGAAACGATTTTGATGCGCTTGATTCGAGGGAGTCGGTTACGTCATTTAACAGGGATAAAAGAAAGTCAAGTAGTTGATGGAATTGAAATCATCCGTCCCTTGTTGTATTTTCATAAAAAGGATTTTCCACCAATTGTTCATTTTGAAGATCAAACAAATCAGGAAAATGACTATTTTCGCAATCGTATTCGAAATAGGTATTTACCAGAACTTGAAAAAGAAAATCCTCGTCTTAAATCCGCTCTTTTAGATTTAGGAAGGGAGATTTCAGATTACCAAGCAACAATAACGGAGCTTTCGAAACAAATTGATGTGGAAGATTTGAATGAGCTATTTTCATACTCTCAACAAACTCAAGGAATCTTGCTCCAGAACTATCTTAATCAATTTCCAGACTTAAATCTGACAAAGGCTCAGTTTGCCGAAGTTCGACAGATTTTAGCAACTAAGAGTCAGTATCGTCATTCTCTTAAAAATGGCTATGAATTGATAAAAGAGTATCAATATTTTCGAGTTTGTAAAATCAGTCCTCAGGCCGATGAAAAGGAAGATGAACTTGTGTTACACTATCAAAATCAAGTTCGATATATGGGCTATTTATTTTCCTTTGGTATCCCTATTGAAGGGGATTCTGTTCAAAAAGTAACGGTTTCACGGGAAACACCTGTACATATTAGGTGTCGAAAACCTGGCGATGTTCTTATCCTGAATGGGCATCGAAAGAAACTGAGACGTTTGTTTATAGATTTAAAAATCCCTATTGAAAAACGAAAAACAACCCCTATTATTGAGCAATTTGGAGAAATTGTCTCAATTTTGGGAATTGCTATCAGTGATTTGAGTAAAAACACGAAAAATGATATAATGAACACTGTACTTTATATAGAAAAAATAGATAGGTAA
- the hpt gene encoding hypoxanthine phosphoribosyltransferase, which yields MLEHDIEKILVSHDEITEAAKKLGAQLTKEYEGKNPILVGILKGSIPFMAELVKHIDTHIEMDFMMVSSYHGGTASSGVINIKQDVTQDIKGRHILFVEDIIDTGQTLKNLKDMFITREAASVKIATLLDKPEGRVVEIEADYTCFTIPNEFVVGYGLDYKENYRNLPYVGVLKEEVYSN from the coding sequence ATGTTAGAACACGATATTGAAAAAATCCTCGTTTCACATGATGAGATTACAGAAGCAGCTAAAAAGCTAGGTGCGCAACTAACAAAAGAATATGAGGGGAAAAATCCAATTCTTGTTGGAATTTTGAAAGGATCAATTCCTTTTATGGCTGAATTGGTCAAACATATTGATACGCATATTGAGATGGACTTCATGATGGTATCTAGCTACCATGGTGGAACAGCAAGTAGTGGTGTGATCAATATCAAGCAAGACGTAACTCAAGATATCAAGGGAAGACATATTCTATTTGTAGAAGATATCATCGATACAGGTCAAACTTTGAAGAATTTGAAAGATATGTTTATTACAAGAGAGGCAGCTTCGGTTAAAATTGCGACTTTGTTGGACAAACCAGAGGGACGTGTTGTTGAAATTGAAGCGGATTATACTTGCTTTACTATTCCAAATGAGTTTGTAGTAGGATATGGTTTGGACTACAAAGAAAATTATCGTAATCTTCCTTATGTTGGAGTGTTGAAAGAGGAAGTTTATTCAAATTAG